One window of Nymphaea colorata isolate Beijing-Zhang1983 chromosome 1, ASM883128v2, whole genome shotgun sequence genomic DNA carries:
- the LOC116264685 gene encoding uncharacterized protein LOC116264685 gives MASAASSCPMVLVLDVILFAFFLVLIVCAPLLDAQAALPSTLFPDPLLRIASWYKDRFGDYLASERPFFFVGLVWHELFFIWPLAIANAYAMLARRSWFNTTCLILGSSLLTSMAAILGELVLSGKASESLLKLYVPFAGFALLAFARGLMPCGCTSNPPATSTNARKKRA, from the exons ATGGCTTCCGCTGCATCATCTTGCCCCATGGTCCTGGTTTTGGACGTAATCCTCTTCGCCTTTTTCCTCGTCCTCATCGTCTGCGCTCCTCTCCTAGACGCGCAGGCCGCGCTCCCTTCCACCCTCTTCCCCGATCCCCTGCTTCGTATTGCTTCCTGGTACAAAGATCGGTTCGGCGACTACCTCGCCTCGGAGCGTCCCTTCTTCTTCGTGGGGCTGGTCTGGCATGAGCTGTTCTTCATCTGGCCTCTCGCCATCGCCAACGCCTACGCCATGCTCGCCAGGAGGTCCTGGTTCAATACCACCTGCCTCATCTTGGGATCCTCGCTCCTTACCTCCATG GCTGCAATCTTGGGAGAGCTGGTTCTATCAGGCAAGGCATCGGAGTCACTTCTGAAGTTGTATGTCCCCTTTGCCGGTTTTGCGCTGTTGGCCTTCGCTCGTGGTCTCATGCCTTGCGGGTGCACCAGCAACCCTCCCGCCACCTCCACCAATGCCAGGAAAAAGAGGGCCTAA
- the LOC116245708 gene encoding tryptophan synthase beta chain 1, with the protein MAFAAFPSCRSTFSPLLHRPSSSSSPSTSSFLGDRILQSHLPRFLKVRSSLPRASRTCVCTIAPDRVEVGMDGVGISQRPDTFGRFGKFGGKYVPETLMYALTELESAFRSLASDDDFQKELDGILKDYVGRESPLYFAERLSNHYKRSDGTGPQIYLKREDLNHTGAHKINNAVAQALLAKRLGKKRIIAETGAGQHGVATATVCARFGLDCVVYMGAQDMERQALNVFRMRLLGAEVRAVHAGTATLKDATSEAIRDWVTNVETTHYILGSVAGPHPYPMMVREFHAVIGKETRKQAMEKWGGKPDVLVACVGGGSNAMGLFHEFIEDPDVRLIGVEAAGFGLDSGKHAATLSKGEVGVLHGAMCYLLQDEEGQIIEPHSISAGLDYPGVGPEHSYLKDIGRAEYYSVTDHEALDAFQRLSRLEGIIPALETSHALAYLEKLCPTLPDGAKVVVNCSGRGDKDVQTATKHLTI; encoded by the exons ATGGCCTTCGCAGCATTCCCCAGCTGCAGAAGCACGTTCTCTCCTCTTCTCCACAGGCCCTCCTCCTCGTCTTCCCCCTCCACCTCCAGCTTCCTCGGTGATCGAATCCTTCAAAGCCACCTCCCTAGATTTCTCAAGGTCAGGTCCTCTCTCCCGAGGGCGTCGAGGACCTGTGTCTGCACCATCGCCCCTGACAGAGTGGAGGTCGGGATGGACGGAGTTGGGATTTCGCAGAGACCCGACACATTCGGTAGGTTCGGCAAGTTCGGTGGGAAATACGTCCCCGAGACGCTCATGTACGCCCTCACGGAGCTCGAATCCGCCTTCCGATCCCTAGCTTCCGATGATGATTTCCAG AAAGAATTGGACGGGATCTTAAAAGACTACGTTGGTCGTGAGTCTCCACTTTATTTTGCGGAGCGGCTATCCAATCATTACAAACGCAGTGATGGCACGGGGCCACAAATATACTTGAAAAGGGAGGATCTGAACCATACTGGTGCCCACAAGATCAACAATGCGGTCGCTCAAGCGTTGCTTGCAAAGCGATTAGGTAAGAAACGTATTATTGCTGAAACTGGAGCGGGACAGCATGGAGTTGCCACTGCTACCGTGTGTGCAAGGTTCGGTCTGGATTGTGTTGTTTACATGGGTGCACAAGATATGGAGCGTCAGGCACTCAATGTGTTCAGAATGCGCCTTCTTGGGGCTGAG GTAAGGGCTGTTCATGCTGGAACAGCCACCTTGAAGGATGCCACCTCGGAGGCTATAAGGGACTGGGTCACCAATGTAGAGACTACCCATTATATTTTAGGATCTGTTGCAGGACCCCATCCATATCCCATGATGGTCCGTGAATTCCATGCAGTAAttggaaaagaaacaagaaagcaGGCTATGGAGAAATGGGGAGGGAAGCCTGATGTTCTGGTTGCTTGTGTTGGTGGCGGCTCAAATGCAATGGGTCTCTTTCATGAGTTTATAGAGGATCCTGATGTAAGGCTTATAGGTGTGGAGGCTGCAGGATTTGGATTAGATAGTGGTAAGCATGCTGCAACCTTGTCAAAAGGAGAAGTTGGTGTTCTGCATGGTGCTATGTGCTATTTGTTACAGGATGAGGAGGGTCAAATTATTGAGCCACATTCTATCAGTGCTGG ATTGGATTACCCTGGGGTTGGACCGGAGCACAGCTACTTAAAGGACATTGGAAGAGCTGAGTATTATAGTGTTACTGATCATGAAGCTCTAGATG CTTTCCAACGGCTGTCTCGGTTGGAGGGCATCATTCCAGCTCTGGAGACGTCCCATGCTCTCGCTTACTTGGAGAAGCTTTGTCCTACACTCCCCGATGGAGCTAAAGTTGTGGTTAACTGCAGTGGGCGTGGTGACAAGGATGTCCAGACGGCAACCAAGCACCTCACTATCTGA
- the LOC116255329 gene encoding polyadenylation and cleavage factor homolog 4-like translates to MEEGKYKSRAPNSLKNGGGFLLEMQPNTANSRKASEFSPAAAGPPVPPPSAPSSSPLLERFRAFLREREEEMGVSSEGPSQEEIVDLYRLALLELTFNSKPIITDLTIIAGEQLAFGKGIAAVICSRIVQVPTEQKLPTLYLLDSIVKNIGGDYIRYFAARLHEVFCKAYRQVDSSLYPAMRHLFGTWVGFFPSNVLCAIEADLQFSPMRSQSSGLTSSRPISEANSPRPAHGIHVNPKYLEARRCIDHPNLVRKGSPQNSVQSSSLEEERLEAETTGSRKVKQPHGAVFSSIPHGKVASIGHREYDFDQGEVSSQRMGIGKADLRRMPMETAPPIGGTERLVSSSRVKLTRPLSPARSSSPPDGRTTLTRSPRKIIVEKASPSRSLLGSRTIEVRSDQREWHDMHLSYGANQMTVSSAAMSSGGQSNGYSQHRRPLPGVLTDAYGNYRGKGTLHGKVSKIEQIDVTGINNGPATRSWQNSEEEEYIWEDMSPTLSDRSKKNDLASSESTSVRTNTWMNLQTSSAQALKAGLNRGNHPSQDSRSFTNDRFNFVEEGNLVPYPGRRYNSRESLGTRRSRNEPLPHILSSGVGEEHSTLVHRFGQPLQQQLELKAGMSSFQFVGPLGGVTQLSGQPNPSASSHVLETSMLDRYSRAPAMTGPLQVEGYGLDKPPASSRVLTTEKYVAQRPHSPSVAWSPSPAALPLTSGHASRISQQKSQFDLLEIKNSQANQGQNPHSINPLQRADDMEKKSAASVKLLELPYRHPLLTQPNHADSEQVIPILPPQGSSVFPGGQHLSVLTAAHPRNQGTLQEHGNMGVSPIISAPGISPLFIPSTVSSSHILGKPPLPPGLPPSLSQVGPPLLNSAPILPHPQSGNSLLGQQPGHALTGLISSLMSQGLIKPPSVLQELIGLEFNEQVLRVRHESAINALYADLPRQCTTCGLRFKLQEEHSNHMDWHVTKNRISRNRKQKQSRKWFVSAKEWLSGAEGVGADAVPAFLPIEMVSEKKEEEMAVPADENQNVCALCGEPFEDFYSDETEEWMYKGAVYMNAPDGFKEGMERSQLGPIVHSKCRSESTFLPLEDADGVEMGEDDILSNQRKRIRL, encoded by the exons ATGGAAGAAGGGAAGTACAAATCTAGGGCACCAAACTCCCTGAAGAATGGAGGAGGATTCCTCTTGGAGATGCAACCGAACACTGCCAACAGCAGAAAGGCATCGGAATTCTCTCCTGCTGCTGCTGGTCCTCCTGTCCCACCGCCATCcgccccctcctcctctcctctTCTCGAGCGCTTTAGGGCCTTCctgagggagagggaggaggaaatgGGCGTCTCCTCCGAGGGTCCCAGCCAGGAGGAGATCGTCGACCTCTACAGGCTGGCACTCTTGGAGCTCACCTTCAACTCCAAACCCATCATCACCGACCTCACCATCATTGCCGGGGAACAGTTGGCGTTCGGGAAGGGAATCGCGGCGGTTATCTGCTCCAGGATTGTCCAG GTTCCTACAGAACAGAAGCTGCCTACATTATATCTTCTGGATAGCATTGTAAAGAATATTGGTGGTGATTATATTAGGTACTTTGCTGCCCGTCTTCATGAG GTTTTCTGTAAAGCTTATAGACAAGTAGATTCAAGTTTGTATCCTGCAATGCGGCacctttttggaacatgggTTGGTTTTTTCCCATCAAATGTTCTGTGTGCCATTGAAGCTGATTTACAGTTTTCCCCAATGAGAAGCCAGTCTTCTGGCTTGACATCTTCCAGACCAATATCAGAAGCAAATTCTCCTAGGCCAGCACATGGTATCCATGTTAATCCCAAGTACCTGGAAGCAAGACGCTGCATTGACCATCCAAACCTA GTACGTAAAGGCAGTCCTCAAAATAGTGTGCAGAGCAGCTctttagaagaagaaagattagAGGCAGAGACTACAGGAAGCCGAAAA GTGAAACAGCCTCATGGGGCAGTCTTTTCCAGCATACCTCATGGAAAAGTGGCCTCTATTGGACACAGAGAGTATGATTTTGACCAGGGAGAAGTCAGTTCTCAAAGAATGGGAATTGGAAAGGCAGACTTGCGGAGGATGCCAATGGAGACTGCACCTCCTATTGGTGGAACTGAGAGGCTGGTTTCATCATCAAGAGTGAAGCTCACAAGGCCCCTTTCTCCTGCAAGGTCTTCTTCCCCACCAGATGGTAGGACTACACTAACCAGGTCCCCGAGGAAAATTATAGTAGAGAAAGCATCTCCGTCGCGGTCTCTACTTGGTAGTAGGACAATTGAAGTGCGTAGCGACCAGAGAGAGTGGCATGACATGCATTTGTCTTATGGTGCCAATCAGATGACAGTAAGTTCTGCTGCAATGTCCTCGGGTGGGCAGAGCAATGGATACAGTCAACACCGTAGACCCCTTCCAGGAGTGCTGACTGATGCATACGGGAACTACAGGGGAAAAGGTACCCTTCATGGAAAGGTGTCAAAAATTGAGCAAATTGATGTGACTGGCATAAACAATGGTCCAGCTACAAGAAGTTGGCAAAAttcagaggaagaagaatataTATGGGAGGACATGAGTCCAACTTTATCTGATCGTAGCAAGAAAAATGATCTAGCATCATCTGAGAGCACTTCTGTACGCACAAACACTTGGATGAATCTCCAAACATCCAGCGCTCAAGCTCTTAAAGCTGGACTAAATAGGGGCAATCACCCTAGTCAGGATTCACGGTCATTTACAAATGACCGTTTCAATTTTGTGGAAGAGGGGAACCTTGTGCCATAT CCTGGCCGTAGGTACAACAGCAGGGAGTCTCTTGGTACCAGACGTAGCAGGAATGAACCACTGCCTCATATTCTGTCATCTGGTGTAGGTGAAGAGCATAGTACATTAGTGCATCGTTTTGGGCAGCCTCTGCAGCAGCAGCTTGAGCTGAAGGCAGGGATGAGCAGCTTCCAGTTTGTGGGACCACTAGGTGGTGTTACTCAGTTAAGCGGTCAGCCAAACCCCTCTGCCAGCAGTCATGTGCTTGAAACCAGTATGTTAGACAGGTATTCAAGGGCCCCTGCAATGACAGGACCTTTACAAGTAGAAGGTTATGGTTTGGATAAACCGCCAGCATCATCTAGGGTGTTGACAACAGAGAAATATGTTGCACAAAGGCCACATTCCCCCTCTGTTGCGTGGTCGCCTTCTCCTGCAGCACTCCCTTTGACTTCAGGTCATGCTTCCAGGATTTCTCAGCAAAAGAGTCAATTTGATTTGCTTGAGATTAAAAATTCACAGGCAAATCAAGGTCAAAATCCACATTCAATTAACCCTCTTCAGCGGGCTGATGATATGGAGAAGAAGTCAGCCGCCTCAGTTAAGCTTCTGGAGTTGCCTTACCGGCATCCTCTTTTGACACAGCCAAACCATGCTGATAGCGAGCAAGTTATTCCCATTCTTCCACCACAAGGAAGTTCTGTGTTTCCTGGGGGGCAACATTTGTCTGTCCTTACCGCAGCACATCCCAGAAATCAGGGAACACTGCAAGAACATGGAAACATGGGTGTTTCACCTATAATTTCAGCACCTGGAATATCTCCATTATTTATCCCATCCACTGTTTCCTCATCTCACATTCTAGGAAAACCTCCGTTGCCTCCAGGACTGCCACCTTCCCTATCACAAGTTGGACCTCCATTGTTAAATTCAGCTCCTATCCTGCCCCATCCACAATCAGGAAATTCACTTTTGGGCCAACAACCGGGGCATGCACTTACTGGCCTTATAAGTTCTCTTATGTCTCAGGGATTGATTAAACCTCCATCAGTATTACAG GAGTTGATTGGATTGGAGTTTAATGAACAAGTTCTGAGGGTTCGCCATGAATCTGCAATCAATGCACTCTATGCTGACTTGCCAAGGCAATGCACCACTTGTGGACTGCGCTTCAAATTGCAAGAAGAACATAGCAATCACATGGATTGGCATGTCACGAAGAATCGTATTTCTAGAAATCGTAAACAAAAACAGTCACGTAAGTGGTTTGTAAGTGCTAAGGAATGGTTAAGTGGAGCAGAGGGTGTGGGAGCAGATGCTGTTCCTGCATTTTTGCCTATTGAAATGGtttcagaaaaaaaggaagaggagatGGCTGTCCCAGCTGATGAAAACCAAAATGTTTGTGCATTATGCGGGGAGCCTTTTGAAGATTTTTATAGTGATGAAACTGAAGAATGGATGTACAAGGGAGCAGTGTACATGAATGCTCCTGATGGATTTAAGGAGGGCATGGAAAGGTCCCAATTGGGACCCATTGTACATTCCAAATGCAGGTCAGAGTCTACATTCCTCCCTCTTGAAGACGCTGATGGGGTTGAGATG GGGGAGGATGATATACTGAGTAATCAAAGGAAAAGAATTCGGCTCTAG
- the LOC116263152 gene encoding homeobox-leucine zipper protein PROTODERMAL FACTOR 2-like yields the protein MNDGLLHREMDVGMNENLDTSWLFENHKWIPPILKRTPSSPNLLDGQVDISHSTEGEMASVKMREDDFESKSGSENLEGASGEDNDHERRPKKKRYHRHTQHQIQEMEAFFKECPHPDDKQRKELSRELGLEPLQVKFWFQNKRTQMKTQHERHENAQLRAENEKLQAENMRYKEALGNASCPSCGGATALGEMSFDEQHLRIENTRLREEIDRISGIAAKYVGKPMVSYSPLLPPISRSSIDLGVGNFGPSMGGEMFGGGELLNKPVAAQLEIEKPMVIELAVAAMEELIRMAQLGQPLWTPGGVDDSAEVLCEEEYLRTFPRGIGPKPLGMKSEASRETAVVIMNPSNLVEILMDVNQWSSMFFHIISKALTLEILSTGVAGNWNGALQVMSAEFQMPSPLVPTRESYFVRYCKHHPDGSWAVVDVSLDSIRPNAQPVLRCRRRPSGCLIQQMPNGYSKVMWVEHVEVDDRAVHSIYKSLVNSGMAFGAKRWVSTLDRQCERLASAMASNIPPRDVGVITSPEGRRSMLKLAERMVISFCAGVGATTTHTWTTLSGNEAEDVRVMTRKSIGDPGRPPGIVLSAATSFWLPVPPKRVFDFLRDENSRKEWDILSNGGVVQEMAHIANGHDPGNCVSLLRVNSTNSNQSNMLILQESCTDASGSYVVYAPVDIVAMNAVLTGGDPECVALLPSGFAILPDGPTATTTQSGTAEVGATGGGGGGSLLTVAFQILVDSAPNAKLSLGSVATVNSLIACTVDRIKAAVTCDTA from the exons ATGAATGATGGCCTGCTTCACAGAGAAATGGATGTCGGTATGAACGAAAACCTGGACACCAGTTGGCTCTTTGAAAATCACAAATGGATCCCTCCTATTCTGAAGAGAACTCCATCATCA CCGAACCTGCTGGACGGACAAGTTGACATCAGTCATTCAACAGAGGGTGAGATGGCCTCCGTTAAGATGAGGGAAGATGACTTCGAGAGTAAATCTGGAAGCGAAAATCTTGAGGGTGCTTCCGGCGAGGATAACGATCATGAACGGCGGCCTAAGAAGAAGAGATACCATCGACACACTCAGCACCAGATTCAAGAAATGGAAGC GTTTTTCAAAGAGTGCCCACATCCAGATGATAAACAAAGGAAGGAGTTAAGCCGGGAGTTGGGGCTGGAGCCCCTTCAAGtaaaattttggttccaaaaCAAGCGCACTCAAATGAAG ACACAACATGAGCGCCATGAGAATGCACAACTCAGAGCGGAAAATGAGAAGCTTCAAGCTGAGAACATGAGGTATAAGGAGGCCCTGGGAAATGCTTCCTGCCCGAGCTGTGGTGGTGCTACTGCTTTGGGTGAAATGTCATTTGACGAACAGCACTTAAGGATAGAAAACACTCGTCTCAGAGAGGAG ATCGACAGGATCTCTGGCATTGCTGCCAAGTATGTTGGGAAGCCAATGGTTTCGTACTCACCATTGTTGCCGCCTATCTCACGCTCTTCTATAGACCTTGGGGTCGGGAACTTTGGGCCAAGCATGGGAGGGGAGATGTTTGGAGGTGGGGAGCTGTTGAACAAGCCAGTGGCAGCGCAGTTGGAGATAGAGAAGCCTATGGTCATAGAACTTGCCGTTGCTGCAATGGAGGAACTCATCAGAATGGCACAATTAGGCCAACCCCTGTGGACTCCAGGCGGCGTCGATGATTCTGCTGAAGTACTATGCGAGGAGGAATACCTTCGGACGTTTCCACGAGGGATTGGGCCTAAGCCCTTGGGCATGAAATCTGAGGCATCTCGAGAGACGGCGGTTGTGATAATGAATCCAAGCAACTTGGTGGAGATCCTTATGGATGTG AATCAATGGTCAAGTATGTTTTTCCACATCATTTCAAAGGCATTAACCTTGGAGATTCTATCAACTGGAGTAGCAGGAAACTGGAATGGCGCATTACAAgtg ATGTCGGCGGAGTTTCAAATGCCCTCTCCACTAGTACCTACGAGGGAAAGCTACTTTGTTAGATACTGCAAGCACCATCCGGATGGAAGCTGGGCGGTTGTTGACGTCTCCCTTGACAGTATACGACCAAATGCACAGCCAGTATTAAGGTGCAGAAGAAGACCATCAGGATGCCTGATCCAACAAATGCCTAATGGTTACTCAAAG GTTATGTGGGTGGAGCACGTTGAGGTAGACGACCGAGCAGTTCATAGCATATATAAGTCGCTTGTCAATTCTGGAATGGCCTTTGGTGCAAAGCGATGGGTATCCACTCTTGATAGGCAATGTGAACGGCTAGCGAGCGCCATGGCTAGTAACATCCCTCCAAGAGATGTTGGTG TTATAACGAGTCCAGAGGGGAGGAGAAGCATGCTGAAGTTGGCAGAGAGAATGGTTATAAGTTTTTGCGCTGGTGTGGGTGCAACTACAACGCATACATGGACTACTCTGTCTGGAAACGAAGCAGAGGATGTGAGGGTGATGACAAGAAAGAGCATAGGTGATCCAGGAAGGCCGCCAGGCATTGTTCTAAGTGCAGCTACTTCCTTCTGGCTGCCTGTCCCTCCAAAGAGGGTCTTTGATTTCCTTCGGGATGAGAATTCAAGAAAGGAG TGGGACATTCTCTCCAACGGAGGAGTAGTACAAGAAATGGCCCATATTGCCAACGGCCATGACCCTGGAAACTGCGTCTCGCTTCTAcgagtaaat AGCACAAATTCAAATCAAAGCAATATGTTAATACTGCAAGAGAGCTGCACGGATGCATCAGGGTCGTATGTGGTGTATGCACCGGTGGACATTGTAGCCATGAATGCCGTGCTAACAGGTGGGGACCCAGAATGCGTGGCTCTTCTTCCCTCAGGGTTCGCCATATTGCCAGACGGGCCGACCGCCACCACCACCCAGAGCGGAACGGCAGAGGTAGGAGCTactggaggaggagggggagggtcACTTTTAACGGTGGCGTTCCAGATCTTGGTCGACTCCGCCCCCAACGCCAAGCTCTCACTGGGATCAGTGGCAACAGTTAACAGCCTCATCGCTTGCACCGTCGATAGGATCAAAGCTGCGGTTACGTGCGACACTGCATGA